The genome window aaaatgatttttttcatatttggtttcactatagaaaaaaaaatagaattaattaaaaaaaatttactttttaaaattatttaatatttatataataaaaataaaataagtaaaattaatttgaataaacatataaaaatattttattgattttaaatctattttttattttttttttcacattttcttctttattttctttctctcaaatttttcgaAAATCAAAGATTGCCTTAATGATCAATGATGAGACATTATTTTTCCATGCGACCTTGGGTATGAGAATCACCAAATACTAGTTCATGAGTCAAATATCCTGCTTGGTCTCTCAAATGTATACTAATTACCACTTTTGAAGGTTCAGTAAATGATATTTTCTAGCTGAAGGTTCCAGCCAGTTTTCCATGTTTGCTACCATCAAAAGATACTGGGACAAGAAAATGTCCAAGCCCAAGACACCCCTAAGTTCCATGATGATGGTTCCTAcaaattatttatccaatctatttgaatatcacttgatTTTCTACACCATTCTCTCCAAAATAATGGTGATGGGCTAGCTAATTGGTTATGTCCTAAACTTAAAAAAAGGGTCAGTACTCCTGTCAACATatttctgtcttttttttttttttttttgtgaccaATTGAAGAAGGGGGTATTCCTTCAGTTTTTGAGTGGCATAAACAATTTGGGATTTACTGAGATGTCTCTTTCCCTTCTTCTACACAAGGATTGCTGACAACTTTGCTGAAAACTTCAAAGGTTTTCCAAAGTatatttttgagtattttttttagaatagttacaaataattttcaattgttttaaccaaacaaattttgggttgaaatttgaaaactgaaatattaaaaatggctTTTTTACTTGGTTGTCATATactttttttcaattgtttcatcaaaattttaataaatatatttttaaaattagaaaattattttttattctagaaaaatatatatcctTTATAATTACAACTAACTAATCATATTCTTATATAGGTATAACAACAGTGTATATTGCCCATCATTCCTACCacattcttttatataaaataattatcatcctcattctaataaaaaaaaattaagccaGACGAGAATAAGAATTTCTCTTACTAGtcctattttatttaatttaaaaaaaaactaattaaaattttttaattatattaaaaataaatatattttataaacaaataaaatattataatttttgataacttattttattgaaaagcaatttttattctttatttgtgttaatatggaaaattttaaaatttaaaattaaattaatttttaaaattaattatatatataattatgacAAGACGAAGTTAGGATAGgacaatatttaaatttgtcttaagtttaaaaaaaaattcaaacccaTTAATACATGATAAAACTTATCTCATTATGAagtttttaaaggaaaaattatattaaaattacattTGATTGTCAgaaaagtactaaggaaaaaaaataatattatgaaaaatgattcTCTTGTGTTTAGTTatactataaaaaatacaaatatatatatatatatatatatatataattaaaattaataaaaaaattatacattttaaaattatttagttcttatattaaagactaaaataagtaaaataaatttaaaataatatataaaaataatttattttttattttttattttttattttctcatattttccttcGACCACAAAGCTAACCAAGGCTTATATgctcctaaaaaaaaaactttattcatGAGAATTTAAACCTCAACCCTCTGATTTACAAGGCATCATCGCTTATCACTAATTGATTTTTGCTCTTTGTACgtcctaaaaataaattattattcttactccttaacttattttttaccTTAGCCACTCgtcaaaagatattttaaatattcactTGGATAATCTTCCAcagttttcttttcatttttttgttaaatgggtatggattaaaaaaaagaagctaaacaaaaagggaaaacaaaaagagagcCAGCAAATGTGGATGTATCATCTATGGATGCCAGGTAGCTGTGCATTATCAGGAGATTGAATGGATTCAGAGGTGGACCACGTACgcccatcaccattatcatttgcATTTTTCACCTTAAAAGGTGGAAGAATATCGTTGTCACGTGCTTGACCATACATTTTGAAAAGGAATCAataccattattatttttattaaaaccaaaataaatgtaaatataattaatttctaatcaaaacatgctttatttatttatttatttttggaaaatatagCAATAATGTTCTCACTAGACTGACATTCTCATCCACTAAGCATCAAAGCATGTCCAAGATTCCAAGATCATTGACCCATTGGCCTAGAAAGATGATTCCCAGACGTGAGGTGGAAGCCACCTTACCCACCCATCCTCTATACACTTATCCCATTATCCCACATCGAAAAGAGACTGAAAATCAATTGGCTCACGTATGGGCGCATggaaatatcaaaagaaaagcAACACCTTCTTTTCCTCGTCATCTTTGCACCAGGGTTATAGTCCTTTAGTCCTTTAATTCTTCCGTAACGATCCTTCAATGATGTAATGAATCAATGATATgaggaatcttttttttttttaaaaaaaaaaattaatcttatttttttgctttttaataCATTTGcctttatttgataataatttgttACTTTGGATAATGCATACTTTAATATGATAAAGAAATAGAGATGGGTTTGGACATGAAACGTGTTTGAATTTTCTACTTTTTGGGgcatgaaggaaataaaaagattctctttcttttttttttctcttgaatttatagattaaataaaagtataacCCAAGTGCCTTTCTTACAtaagcctttgaaaaaaaatgttagtgTTTCAAGCACAcattaaatagaaatatagaaatatatattaaagaggTAGAAAGTTTTAGGGTTGTTTAGTAACCATTTTCGAGAAccgtttttcattttttagaagaaaaaaaaatcaagtttgataattagaatattggtttttattttttgtttaaaaaaaatataatattttcaaaaaaacatattttcattcacttaaaaaacatcatttaaaacaagttgtgtctattaaaaaataatatatcttcCGCCATTGGATGACTGTTGCATAGAAAGGGCAACAAAAGCAACCTTTCTTAATGTTTTTTTCAAGCACTTAGCTTCTACTAGTGACATATGGTAAGGCTAAGTCATTCTATTGGCAGCCTAAGCCAAGAAGGTATGAATGAAACAACGCATCccattatcatatatatatatatgatggtCTTTCACATTCAAGCATAGCCTAAGTTTGTTGACTCACAATACAAGGTTGGTTTTTAGATAGATTGGTGTACTTGTGTAGTTGTTAAATTTGACAATGGTATTATTACTTCTTAGTTTAATCCTTTTGGTTCAAATTAGTCTTAGGGTGATGATGTAATCCTTTTGAATTTTATGCAAAGAAGATGCGTGGTTCTTTTTGAGATGATTTGCCAACTCTTTTTGTTCATGTTTTCATCAAATGTAACATGCCTAAATATATAGATCCTACAACTCATATATAAACACTTGTATCCTTTGTGCTTATGATTGTATCCAACAAATGTACAAGGAACTAAACGAAATTGCATTTTATGGTCTCAAGTACGGAAAACATTGACAACCAAATACCTTTAAGAATGAGTAATCATGTTCGGTGCGAAAAAGCCTTTCTAAGGGAGACTGTCCATGAAGAATTGATATCAACAACCTGTTGATAAGGTAAACGACAATTGCAAAGGCATCCTAATTTCAAAGGTAAAGAAGATTGAGATAAGAGGGTTAAACTTGTCTCTATGATGTGCCTATGTTTCCTTTTTACAATACCATTTTGTTCTGAAGTATGTGGACAAGATAATCTATGAGTGACTCCAGTTGATTGCAGAAATGAATTTAGTGATCTAAATTCACCACTCCAATCAGTTTGAAGAATTTTGATCTTTCTATTCAAGAGAAGTTCAACTTGAGCCTTAAAATATAGAAAGGTTTGAGTGACttcaaatttggattttaagaaGTAGACCCAAGTGTATCTGGAATACACATCAACAAAACTAATGTAATATCTAAACCTATTCCTAGATGTCACTGAAGCGGCACCCCAAAAATCGGATTCTATTAAATGTAATGGatcataatatataattaaggaATTTAAGAAAGACAATTTATGACTTTTGCCAAGTTGATAGGTAGAACAAAAATGATCATTTTCATTCATTGAAAactttaaattacaatttaaaagGACTTGTTTGACAGTTGAGAGAGTTGGGTGTCCTAATTTCCTATgtcacaaaatcaaaatagtaaATAACTCAACATTATCATCATTTTGATTGGAAGTAGAAAGGAGAGGAGAATCTAGACCACAACCTCCTATTCTACTAGATTTAAGAGACAAGACTTGGTAATCCTTGGAACTAATGGGGGAAAACTGATGTGAACTAGTTGATGAAAATGGTTGAGCCTTGAATAAGTTGAACCGATATAGCCCTTCATGCAGTCTCCTTTTGAGCAAAGGTGTTCCCATTGCTAAATCCTTCACAATGCAAATAGATGGATGAAACTCAAAGAATACATTATTTTCTCTAGCAAATTGACTGACACTGATGAGATTGCAAGTAATGTGGGGAACATGTAGCAAGTTAGATAACGAAAAAACTCTAGGTAAATCAGAAGAACAAAGTAAGGAAAAACTAGAATGAGCAATCATCAAACTTGCACCATTACCCATATGGATCTTATTCCTACCATGATTTGTTGCTCCTGAATCTGGAAACCAGTTGTCATCATTGAGCAATTTCGGAGTAGTTAACATTGTAGTCATTGAACTTGTGTTTTTACCAACATTGTTGTTTGTAGAGGCTAAATCATTTGTGAACCTAGAGAAATTTGGGTCAAAATGATGGTAACATTTTTAGACAGTGTATCCAAATTTTCCACAAAGCTGACATTATGGCTTAAAACCACCATTCTATGAACGACCTCCTCCACAACCAACACGACCTCATTCtctattattttgaaattgttgTGCTCCCTGGTAGGATTGAGAAGCTCCCTGATTAAACCTTTGAATTCCATCAAAGTTCACCGAATGCTACTCAATTTGACTTTCTTGGGCTAATAGTAATCCTCGTACATTTTCCAAAGAGTGAGAATCAAGTCTAGAGTGACGATTGAAACCACAACATCGTATTCAATGCCAAGACCAACAAGAATATAGAGAATTTGGTTTTCCTCTAAGATTTGATGCCTAATTGAAGCAAAAGTatcaaaatatgttttcattttgaaaagataTTCTCTCATTGTTAAGTCTGATTTCTTCAGACTCTGGATCTTTAATTTGTATTACATAATCTTGGCTTTGAATCGTATTGCAAAAACTTTGTTAAGGGTTCTCCAAATATCATTAGTGGTGTTGCAACCTACCATTTGTGGTAGAATACTCTCACTCATTGAAGATAGAAACCAATAGACAAGTAGTTGATCTTGTCTCTGCCAAGTCACATACTCAAGGTTCACCGACTGCGGACTTCTATTGACACTAGATGTCATCTCAAATGAACAAATAGAGGTGCCATAAATAAAACCCTTTAAACCAAAGCCTTGGATCGCAGCGAGAGCTTGTTGTTTCCAAATGAGAAAAATTTCATCTATGAGTTTTACTGTAACTAGCTAACTTGAAGGACTAGTGATAGGATTGAGAGGAAATGAAGAATCGGATGAGGTTTCCAGTGAAGTTGCCATTGTAGAGCTCTGAGCCttaagctctgataccatatgaGAGAAACAGAGAAGAGAAATAGAGGataaaaataggaagaaaagaCCTCTCTGTCTCTTTCTcagtcttttattttattaagagCAGGAGCCAAGAATTTTATACAACAAGAAAAAACCAACCCTAACAACCCATCATAGTATTCAATGCCACGTGGCACAAGAATCTCTTTAGAAGATTCAAAAtgctttttaacattttctcatatgtaaaaagtccaaagattttataaaatatgttctataaatttcaaaataacttttatcaCATTCCATTTCCTTGAAAGATGAGTAGATGAAGGAGTTAGGTTTTGAGGGTTGACATGTGATGATACCAATATGAGTCATAACAATGTCAATTTCCCAAGTACCCAACAACATCTTAAACTTCAAATATCAAGCTATGAATTTCCCAATCTCTGCTTTCATCAATACCAACCAAACAACTGCTTTGTcatccttaagaaaaaaaaaaaaaaaagtacactATGGCATGAGGTAGATGGAAAAAAACAACCTATGATTAATTGAATCTTAGCTGAATCCCGTGAAACCATAACTTCGAATGGATCAATGATACGAAAATCTAAAGGATTGAATCGATGCCTAGGAATTTTAAATCTGGATAGTCGAAAAtgtataatgaaattaaatcttGATAGttgaaaatgtaaaatgaaatCTGGCATGTTTCAGCATAAGGTTACGAGACAAGAAATCATATAGTAAATAGAGGTGGCCTAACCAATACGACATTAAATCATATGATGATATTTCCGTAGCATAATACATAAGACAGCATAAAATGATCGAAATTGGAGCAACCCCAATAGCCTCTTATTTTATGAGACTGATCTTTATCGTAATCCAAACACATGGAAGCTATTAAACCAGGACAAGCAGTTCTAAGGAGACAATTTTCACAGGAAATTCCAACAAGACAATCCCACAAGCCTGTTGGGACGGAGGAGATGGGTGTCTTATGGCTTCCAGAGGATGGTAGTTTCTGCAATCATGGAGGTGACCACATAAGGATCCATGTTTGAAGCAGGCCTTCTGTCCTCAAAATATCCTTTCCCAGCTTTCTCTGTGTCTCTTCCAACTCTAATGGAGGCTCCTCGGTTTGCCACTCCCTGTAAATCAACCACATGTGAAGGACGGATGATCAGCATTCTGGGAAACTTATCCAAATTCCCGAAAAAAGGGTGATTTCTGGCTTATGATTCAACTAATTACAAATTCTCAATGCATATGTTAAATCATTGCTAATAGCTCCCTAGTTCCTTGCCAAGTTCCTCCATCTACATTACTTTCTGAATAATTTGATCTTCTATTTAATTGATGGAAACAGTAATTTTTACCCATAAGAATGTGTTGATGTCAGCAGTTTCATGTCGTCCAGTGAGACGGCGTTCATTGCCTTCTCCATAAGCTGCAATGTGTTCCTTGTGCCTCAGCCCAAGCTTTTCAATGGCTTTTTTGATGACTTCAAACCCTCCATCATTTCTCATCGACTTGGTGCTGTAATTTGTGTGCGCACCCGCTCCATTCCAATCACCCTGGTGACAACAACCCCAGAAGAAGTTAAAATGTCAGGCCCAATTCTAGCCAGAAAGAGCGCAAGACAGTTTCTATCATTTCTAAAATGATGACAGACAATCTAACCTGGATGGGTTTCGGGTCAAAAGAAAGCACCACCCCAGCAATCTCTGTGATCCTCTGTTAATGAAGGAAACAATCGATAAGCAAAAGGGCACATAGACTGATATACCCGAGAAATCATCCAAACAAACAAGATGAAGCTTCACAAGTGGGTGTTCATAATTACCTCAAGAATATAACGAGACACCCATAATTCATCTCCTGCAGAGATGCCAACAGAAGGGCCAACTTGGTATTCCCACTGTCCATTAGAATATCAAGGGTTTAAGCATAAAGCAATACACACAACTATATATTCTTATATTGTATGAGAGAGTGAACCAATATAGTGGATTGCAGAAACCATTAAATTGTCACCTGGCCTGGCATCACTTCTCCATTGATTCCACTGATGTTGATGCCAGCATAAAGGCACGCTTTGTAATGTGCATCAACAATGTCACGGCCCCAAGCTTTGTCAGCACCAATACCACAATAGTATGGTCCCTGTTTCACCCAACATTTGGCATCACAATTATAATAAAACAGGAAACCAAGAGCTCTCCGCCTTCAGAAACCAAACCACTAACTTTCATTAAATATAAGCCACATAGAAAGTACTAGCTTCTACTTGACCCTTGGATGGCCCCTGCCCTTTATTAAATGTGGCCCCCAAATCTATTGTACTGGTGTCTTAAGCCCACAAATACATCTAACTTTAAGCATTATTATATACTAAAGGAAATTCTCTATAATATATATTCATGCTTGCATATCATCATTGAGGCGGTTCCAAAGAAAAATTTATCATCTGACTATGGTAGATCTTAATATGGTGAATGAGAAAACGAGGAAGGCTCAAACATCCTCAACATCCATACTAATTAATGGTTAAAGAGGCTATTTAAAGTCCCTCTAGTGCCATTAGAAGGCAATCTTTCCTTCAAGAAGAACTGAAATCTATCTTAACAAACTCAAACCAAGTAACCTAGCTCAACACATGCATCCTAAATGATCACGAGCTGGAAAATACCCAAATTCATACAACTAGTGAAACAAAATCGAAACTGAGGATAGCCCTAATGGGCCTACACAACCAAAAGGCTTATTAATATCCAACTAGTTTTTCAGGTGGTCATTTTAGCAACTATGCCTCTTTGTTTCAAAGTTGACCCATGGAGAAACCAGTTGTTACATTCAATGctttatttgaattttctaatgTTGTtaggaaaattccaaaaaaaggaaaactgaTTCGCAATTATTTCCGAAAAGAGACAAAATATGAGGACAGAAACTTGGAAAAGGGGAGATGCTTATACCTGAGGTCCAGGAAAACCGCCCACAGGCCAGCCAATTGGCCATTTTACCTCTTTCTGCAACAAAGTATACTCCTGCTCAATACCATACCTGT of Vitis vinifera cultivar Pinot Noir 40024 chromosome 17, ASM3070453v1 contains these proteins:
- the GS gene encoding glutamine synthetase cytosolic isozyme 1; this translates as MALLSDLINLNLSETTEKVIVEYIWVGGSGMDLRSKARTLSGPVSDPAKLPKWNYDGSSTGQAPGEDSEVILYPQAIFKDPFRRGNNILVMCDTYTPAGEPIPTNKRCNAAKIFSHPDVAAEVPWYGIEQEYTLLQKEVKWPIGWPVGGFPGPQGPYYCGIGADKAWGRDIVDAHYKACLYAGINISGINGEVMPGQWEYQVGPSVGISAGDELWVSRYILERITEIAGVVLSFDPKPIQGDWNGAGAHTNYSTKSMRNDGGFEVIKKAIEKLGLRHKEHIAAYGEGNERRLTGRHETADINTFLWGVANRGASIRVGRDTEKAGKGYFEDRRPASNMDPYVVTSMIAETTILWKP